GCCAGTCCGAACTGAGCCGCAACGCTGCTCATCAAAACGATGCTGCCACCACCAGCCTGAGCCAGACGCGGCGCTCCGAATTTCACCGTAAGAAAAGCCGTGGTCAGATTCGTATCGAGCGTCGCCCGCAGATCATCCACACTGATCTGGGTGATGGGTTTGATCGTAATGCTGCCGCAAAGATTCACGATGCCGTCCAAAGGGGTTTCGTCCAGCGTTTCCATCGCCGCACGAAAGGCCTCTTCATCACGAGCATCCCAGGCCATGGCCTTCTGATCGTAACGCGCGGCCAGTTGCTCGGCCTTTTCCAGACTGCGGCCGGCAATGATCACCGGACGGTTCTGCTCGGTTAAACGCCGGGTCAAAGCCTCACCAATCCCACCATAAGCACCGATGATCAGAACTGCTGACATGAAACCTCCTGCGTTGCTTCCTTGAAAGATCGAAACAAGCAGAGCCTAGCAAGTTCACCTGGGGGAAACGAGATTTTTTTCGCGCACAACCCTGAGTTTTATGCACAGCTCCCCGGGCCTGCATGGCAGGATGAGCTGGAATTCTGTGCGCTGATGCATTATGGTCCTTGTCTCATGAAGACCACCTGTTTGGGAGATGCACGCATGTCCAATTTGAGCTTTTTAGCCGGGAGCAAAGCCCTTCATCAGCTTCGCCGCGATGGGATGCGGCCCGACGCCTTCAAAGTTGTCGCCGGGGCGGCAGGAGGCCCGAAGTGGCTGGTGTTGAGCCAACTGGACCGCGTGATCTTCGGTGAGTTTTTTCGGGAACGGCGTGATCCTCTTTTCCTATTGGGTTCGTCCATCGGTGCCTGGCGTTTTGCGGCCGCCTCGCAGCAAAAGCCCCTGCATGCCATCTCACGTTTTGAAGACGCCTACATCGCGCAAACCTATCAGTCCAAACCCAGCGCGGCCGAGGTGACGAAACGGAGCTATGAGGTGCTCGATGCGTTTTTACCCGAGGAAGGTCTTCAGTCGATGGTGGATCACCCCACGCACCGGCTCAGCATGCTGGCTGTGCGTTCCCGCGGACCTGCCGCGAGTGATCGTCAGCTCATGCTTTCACTTGGCCTTGGAGGAGCCGGCCTTGGGAATATAGTGAGTTCACGCGCCTTGAAATTATTTTTTGAACGCACCCTTTTCTACGATCCGCGGTCGAAGCCTCCTTACCTTACGGCTCCATCCTTTCCGGCTCAGGCTGTGTCCCTGACCGCAGCCAACGCACGTCATGCGCTCATGGCCTCAGGATCCATTCCCCTTGTGATGTCCGGCATCTCACGGATTGCCGGCGCACCCGCAGGTGTGTATCGCGATGGTGGAATTATGGATTATCATCTGAACGTCCCCTTTCTTCCAGATACGGATGATCAGCTCGTGCTCTTCCCGCACTTCGAAGAGCGTTTGATTCCCGGCTGGTTTGATAAGCACCTGCCCTGGCGCAAACCGGATGCGGGACGCATGGCGCA
This sequence is a window from Oligoflexus sp.. Protein-coding genes within it:
- a CDS encoding SDR family NAD(P)-dependent oxidoreductase produces the protein MSAVLIIGAYGGIGEALTRRLTEQNRPVIIAGRSLEKAEQLAARYDQKAMAWDARDEEAFRAAMETLDETPLDGIVNLCGSITIKPITQISVDDLRATLDTNLTTAFLTVKFGAPRLAQAGGGSIVLMSSVAAQFGLANHEAIAAAKGAVEGLMVSAAASYAPRNVRVNAIAPALVETPLSHKFVSSEEAKKASAQMHPLGRIGQPDDIAHAIAMLLDPAASWMTGQVIGVNGGMNRVKARR